A genome region from Flavobacterium sp. CFS9 includes the following:
- the rpsD gene encoding 30S ribosomal protein S4 yields the protein MARYTGPKTKIARKFGEAIFGDDKSFEKRNYPPGQHGMAKKRGKKSEYAVQLMEKQKAKYSYGILEKQFRNLFEKASATKGVTGEVLLQLCEARLDNVVFRMGIAPSRRGARQIVSHRHITVNGEVVNIPSYHLKPGDKVAVREKSKSLEAIERSLSNSSHVYEWITWNNDLKEGTFVSVPARLQIPENIKEQLIVELYNK from the coding sequence ATGGCAAGATATACTGGTCCTAAAACCAAAATCGCTCGTAAATTTGGCGAAGCAATCTTCGGAGATGATAAATCATTCGAAAAAAGAAATTACCCACCTGGACAACACGGGATGGCTAAAAAAAGAGGAAAAAAATCTGAGTACGCTGTTCAGTTAATGGAAAAGCAAAAAGCTAAATATTCTTATGGAATTTTAGAAAAACAATTCAGAAACTTATTCGAAAAAGCATCAGCAACTAAAGGAGTAACTGGTGAAGTTTTATTACAATTATGTGAAGCAAGATTAGATAATGTTGTTTTTAGAATGGGAATTGCTCCATCTAGAAGAGGTGCTCGTCAAATTGTATCTCACAGACACATTACTGTTAATGGTGAAGTTGTAAATATTCCTTCTTACCACCTTAAGCCTGGTGATAAAGTAGCAGTTCGTGAAAAATCTAAATCTTTAGAAGCTATCGAACGTTCTTTGTCAAATTCAAGTCATGTTTATGAATGGATTACTTGGAACAATGATCTTAAAGAAGGAACTTTCGTTTCTGTACCTGCAAGACTACAAATTCCAGAAAACATTAAAGAACAATTAATCGTAGAGTTGTACAACAAATAA
- the rpsK gene encoding 30S ribosomal protein S11: MAKATAKKRKVIVESTGEAHISATFNNIIISLTNKKGEVISWSSAGKMGFRGSKKNTPYAAQMAAEDCSKVALEAGLKKVKVYVKGPGNGRESAIRSIHNGGIEVTEIIDVTPMPHNGCRPPKRRRV, translated from the coding sequence ATGGCTAAAGCAACTGCAAAAAAACGTAAAGTTATCGTTGAATCAACGGGTGAAGCTCATATTTCTGCCACTTTCAACAACATTATCATTTCTTTGACTAATAAGAAAGGTGAAGTTATTTCTTGGTCTTCAGCTGGTAAAATGGGTTTCAGAGGTTCTAAAAAGAACACTCCGTATGCAGCTCAAATGGCAGCAGAAGATTGTAGTAAAGTAGCTCTTGAGGCAGGACTTAAAAAAGTGAAAGTTTATGTAAAAGGACCAGGAAACGGACGTGAGTCTGCTATCCGTTCTATTCATAACGGTGGAATTGAAGTTACTGAGATTATCGATGTTACTCCAATGCCTCACAACGGATGTCGTCCTCCAAAGAGACGTAGAGTTTAA
- the rpsM gene encoding 30S ribosomal protein S13, whose product MARIAGVDIPKNKRGVIALTYIFGLGKSRAIEILEKAQVSQDKKVQDWNDDEIGAIRDAVSFYKIEGELRSEVSLNIKRLMDIGCYRGIRHRSGLPLRGQRTKNNSRTRKGKRKTVANKKKATK is encoded by the coding sequence ATGGCAAGAATAGCAGGGGTAGATATCCCAAAAAATAAGAGAGGTGTTATCGCACTTACCTACATCTTTGGATTAGGAAAAAGTAGAGCTATTGAGATTTTAGAAAAAGCTCAAGTTAGCCAAGATAAAAAAGTTCAAGATTGGAATGATGACGAGATCGGAGCAATTCGTGATGCAGTTTCATTTTACAAAATTGAAGGAGAATTACGTTCTGAAGTTTCTTTAAACATCAAACGTTTAATGGATATTGGTTGTTACAGAGGTATCCGTCATAGATCTGGTCTTCCGTTAAGAGGGCAAAGAACTAAAAACAACTCTAGAACAAGAAAAGGTAAAAGAAAAACTGTTGCTAACAAGAAAAAAGCAACTAAATAA
- the ykgO gene encoding type B 50S ribosomal protein L36, whose amino-acid sequence MKVRASVKKRSAECIIVRRKGRLYVINKKNPRFKQRQG is encoded by the coding sequence ATGAAAGTTAGAGCATCAGTAAAAAAGAGAAGTGCCGAGTGCATTATCGTGCGTAGAAAAGGGAGATTGTACGTAATAAACAAAAAGAATCCTAGATTTAAACAAAGACAAGGATAA
- the infA gene encoding translation initiation factor IF-1 produces MAKQSAIEQDGSIIEALSNAMFRVELENGHIVIAHISGKMRMHYIKLLPGDKVKLEMSPYDLSKARITYRY; encoded by the coding sequence ATGGCAAAACAATCAGCAATAGAACAAGACGGATCAATCATCGAAGCATTATCAAATGCGATGTTCCGTGTAGAGTTAGAAAATGGACATATTGTAATTGCTCATATTTCCGGTAAAATGCGAATGCATTACATCAAGTTATTACCTGGTGATAAAGTGAAATTGGAAATGAGTCCTTACGATTTGTCAAAAGCAAGAATTACTTATCGATATTAA
- the secY gene encoding preprotein translocase subunit SecY — translation MKKFIESISNVWKIEELKNRILITLGLLLVYRFGAHVTLPGIDATQLTGLAGQTKNGLGSILDMFTGGAFSKASVFALGIMPYISASIVVQLMGIAIPYLQKLQNDGESGRKKINQITRWLTIAITLVQGPTYIYNLYRTLPGSAFLLGFNSPEFLFSSVIILVTGTIFAMWLGEKITDKGIGNGISLLIMVGILARLPQAFIQEFTTRVTNNNGGPMLLVIEIIVWLLVIISCVLLTMAVRRIPVQYARRTTTGDYEQDLAGGNRQWIPLKLNASGVMPIIFAQAIMFIPAAVAGLSKSDTSQSIVGAFSNMFGFWYNFVFATLIIVFTFFYTAITVPTNKMADDLKRSGGFIPGVRPGAETSDFLDKVMSLITFPGSLFLALIAVFPAIVVSIMDVQQSWAMFFGGTSLIIMVGVAIDTIQQINSYLLNKHYDGLMKTGKNRKAVA, via the coding sequence ATGAAGAAATTTATTGAATCAATAAGTAATGTTTGGAAAATCGAAGAACTGAAAAATAGAATCTTAATTACATTAGGATTGCTTTTAGTATATCGTTTTGGTGCACACGTTACGCTTCCTGGAATTGACGCAACTCAATTGACAGGTTTAGCGGGACAAACTAAAAATGGTTTAGGATCTATCCTGGACATGTTTACAGGAGGTGCTTTCTCTAAAGCTTCAGTTTTTGCTTTAGGTATTATGCCTTATATTTCTGCATCTATTGTTGTTCAGTTAATGGGAATTGCTATTCCTTATTTGCAAAAACTTCAAAACGATGGAGAGAGTGGTAGAAAAAAGATTAATCAAATCACTCGTTGGTTGACTATAGCTATTACACTGGTTCAAGGTCCGACTTATATCTATAATTTGTACAGAACATTGCCTGGTAGTGCATTCTTACTTGGCTTTAATTCACCTGAATTTTTGTTCTCGTCAGTTATTATCTTAGTTACAGGTACAATTTTTGCTATGTGGCTTGGAGAAAAAATTACAGATAAAGGTATTGGAAATGGAATTTCATTATTGATTATGGTTGGTATTTTAGCACGCTTACCGCAAGCTTTTATACAAGAATTCACAACCAGAGTTACCAATAACAATGGAGGTCCAATGTTGTTAGTTATTGAGATTATCGTGTGGTTATTAGTAATCATTTCTTGTGTATTGCTTACAATGGCAGTACGCAGAATTCCGGTTCAGTACGCTCGTCGTACTACAACTGGAGATTACGAGCAGGATTTAGCTGGTGGTAACAGACAATGGATTCCTCTTAAGCTTAATGCTTCAGGAGTTATGCCAATCATCTTTGCGCAGGCAATTATGTTTATTCCTGCTGCTGTAGCTGGATTGTCTAAATCAGACACATCACAATCTATTGTTGGTGCGTTTAGTAATATGTTCGGATTTTGGTACAATTTTGTATTTGCAACTTTAATTATTGTATTTACATTCTTTTATACTGCAATCACTGTTCCTACTAACAAAATGGCCGATGATTTAAAAAGAAGTGGTGGTTTTATTCCTGGAGTTCGTCCGGGAGCTGAAACTTCAGACTTCCTTGATAAAGTGATGTCTTTAATAACTTTCCCAGGATCTTTATTCCTTGCTTTGATTGCTGTGTTCCCAGCTATTGTTGTAAGTATTATGGATGTACAACAATCTTGGGCAATGTTTTTTGGAGGTACCTCATTAATAATTATGGTTGGAGTTGCAATAGATACTATTCAACAAATCAATTCATACTTGTTAAACAAACATTATGATGGTTTAATGAAGACTGGTAAAAATAGAAAAGCGGTAGCTTAA
- the rplO gene encoding 50S ribosomal protein L15 yields MNLSNLQPAEGSTHNQNKRLGRGEGSGKGGTSARGHKGAKSRSGYSKKIGFEGGQMPLQRRVPKFGFTNINRKEYEGVNLDTLQLLVDNGVITDSVSMTDFVANRLATKNEIVKILGRGELKAKLKVTAHKFTATAKAAIEAAGGEAVTI; encoded by the coding sequence ATGAATTTAAGTAACTTACAACCAGCTGAAGGGTCAACGCACAATCAAAATAAAAGATTAGGTAGAGGAGAAGGTTCTGGAAAAGGTGGTACTTCTGCAAGAGGTCACAAAGGAGCAAAATCTCGTTCTGGTTATTCTAAAAAGATTGGTTTTGAAGGAGGACAAATGCCACTTCAAAGACGTGTGCCTAAGTTTGGTTTCACAAACATCAATCGTAAAGAATACGAAGGTGTTAATTTAGATACGCTTCAATTATTAGTAGACAATGGTGTGATTACTGATTCTGTTTCTATGACAGATTTCGTAGCAAATCGTCTAGCTACCAAAAATGAAATCGTTAAGATTTTAGGTAGAGGAGAGTTGAAAGCAAAATTAAAAGTAACTGCCCACAAATTTACCGCTACTGCAAAAGCTGCTATCGAAGCTGCTGGTGGAGAAGCTGTAACTATATAA
- the rpmD gene encoding 50S ribosomal protein L30: MAKLLVKQVRSKINCPLSQKRGLEALGLRKMGQVVEHDSNPAILGMINKVKHLVSVEEAK; encoded by the coding sequence ATGGCTAAATTATTAGTAAAACAAGTAAGAAGCAAAATCAACTGCCCTCTTTCTCAAAAAAGAGGTTTGGAAGCTTTAGGTCTACGTAAAATGGGACAAGTTGTAGAGCATGATTCAAATCCTGCAATCCTTGGGATGATAAACAAAGTTAAACACTTAGTTTCTGTTGAAGAAGCTAAATAA
- the rpsE gene encoding 30S ribosomal protein S5, translating to MMSKYKNVELVKPSGLELKDRLVSVNRVTKVTKGGRAFGFSAIVVVGDENGVVGHGLGKSKDVSEAIAKAVEDAKKNLVKIPLNGQSVPHEQKGKFGGARVFLIPASHGTGVIAGGAVRSVLESVGIHDVLSKSQGSSNPHNVVKATFDALLQMRSAHTVAKQRGVSLEKVFKG from the coding sequence ATTATGTCTAAATACAAAAATGTAGAATTGGTAAAACCAAGTGGTCTTGAACTTAAAGATCGTCTGGTAAGTGTTAATCGTGTTACTAAAGTTACAAAAGGTGGTAGAGCTTTCGGTTTTTCTGCTATTGTAGTTGTAGGTGATGAAAACGGAGTAGTTGGTCATGGATTAGGAAAATCTAAAGACGTTTCTGAAGCAATTGCGAAAGCAGTAGAAGATGCTAAGAAAAATTTAGTAAAAATTCCTTTGAACGGACAATCTGTTCCTCACGAACAAAAAGGTAAATTTGGTGGTGCACGTGTATTCTTAATTCCTGCTTCTCATGGTACAGGAGTTATTGCTGGTGGAGCTGTTCGTTCAGTTCTTGAATCAGTAGGTATTCACGATGTATTATCTAAATCTCAAGGATCATCAAATCCTCATAACGTGGTAAAAGCAACTTTTGATGCTTTATTACAAATGAGAAGCGCTCACACTGTTGCAAAACAAAGAGGTGTTTCTTTAGAAAAAGTTTTTAAAGGTTAA
- the rplR gene encoding 50S ribosomal protein L18: protein MSLTKSDRRQRIRFRIRKSISGTAANPRLSVFRSNKEIYAQLIDDVNGVTLLAASSREKEIGKGTNVEVAAAVGKLVAEKALKAGIDTITFDRGGYLYHGRIKSLAEGARAAGLKF, encoded by the coding sequence ATGTCATTAACAAAATCTGATAGAAGACAGAGAATTAGATTCAGAATTAGAAAATCGATTAGTGGTACTGCTGCTAACCCAAGACTATCTGTATTTAGAAGTAACAAAGAAATTTACGCTCAACTTATTGATGATGTAAATGGAGTTACTTTATTAGCTGCATCTTCAAGAGAAAAAGAAATAGGAAAAGGTACTAACGTTGAAGTAGCTGCTGCTGTTGGAAAACTAGTTGCAGAGAAAGCGTTAAAAGCCGGGATCGATACCATCACTTTTGACAGAGGTGGATATTTATACCACGGTCGTATTAAATCATTAGCAGAAGGCGCAAGAGCGGCTGGACTTAAATTCTAA
- the rplF gene encoding 50S ribosomal protein L6, producing MSRIGKSPIVIPAGVTVEVKDGIITVKGKKGQLSQEFSDVAVKVEGDQVQVERSSDHKDQRAKHGLYRALISNMIVGVSEGFTKELELVGVGYRASNQGQKLDLALGYSHNIVLEIAPEVSLETISEKGKNPIVKLTSFDKQLLGQVAAKIRGFRKPEPYKGKGVKFVGEVLRRKAGKSA from the coding sequence ATGTCAAGAATAGGTAAAAGCCCAATTGTAATCCCTGCTGGCGTAACTGTAGAAGTTAAAGACGGTATCATTACAGTAAAAGGAAAAAAAGGTCAACTATCTCAGGAGTTTTCGGACGTAGCTGTAAAAGTTGAAGGCGATCAAGTACAAGTTGAAAGATCGTCTGATCATAAAGACCAAAGAGCAAAACACGGATTGTACAGAGCATTAATCAGTAATATGATTGTTGGTGTGTCTGAAGGTTTTACAAAAGAACTTGAATTAGTTGGAGTTGGTTACAGAGCTTCAAACCAAGGTCAAAAGTTAGATTTAGCTCTTGGATATTCTCACAATATTGTTTTAGAAATTGCTCCGGAAGTAAGTTTAGAAACAATATCTGAAAAAGGAAAGAACCCTATCGTAAAATTAACATCATTTGATAAACAACTTTTAGGTCAGGTTGCTGCGAAAATCAGAGGTTTCCGTAAGCCTGAGCCATACAAAGGAAAAGGTGTTAAATTTGTGGGTGAAGTATTAAGAAGAAAAGCAGGTAAATCAGCTTAA
- the rpsH gene encoding 30S ribosomal protein S8 encodes MYTDPIADYLTRVRNAVAANHKVVEIPASNLKKEITKILFDQGYILSYKFEDNSVQGSIKIALKYDKDTKEPVIKDIQRISKPGLRKYAGAAKLPRILNGLGIAIVSTSKGLMTGKQAKQLNVGGEVICYVY; translated from the coding sequence ATGTATACAGATCCTATTGCAGATTATTTGACTAGAGTTCGTAACGCTGTGGCTGCAAACCACAAAGTTGTTGAAATTCCAGCTTCTAATCTAAAAAAAGAAATAACTAAGATCTTATTTGATCAAGGTTATATCTTGAGTTACAAATTTGAAGACAACTCTGTTCAGGGTTCAATCAAAATTGCTTTGAAGTATGATAAAGATACTAAAGAGCCTGTAATTAAAGATATCCAAAGAATTAGTAAACCTGGTTTACGTAAATACGCAGGTGCTGCCAAATTACCAAGAATCCTTAACGGATTAGGAATTGCTATTGTTTCAACTTCAAAAGGTCTTATGACTGGAAAACAAGCGAAACAATTAAATGTAGGTGGTGAAGTAATTTGTTACGTATACTAA
- the rpsN gene encoding 30S ribosomal protein S14 — protein sequence MAKESMKAREVKREKTVAKYAEKRKALLEAGDYEGLQRLPKNASPVRLHNRCKLTGRPRGYIRQFGISRVTFREMANNGLIPGVKKASW from the coding sequence ATGGCTAAAGAATCAATGAAAGCCCGTGAGGTGAAAAGAGAGAAAACGGTAGCTAAGTACGCTGAAAAAAGAAAAGCTTTGTTAGAAGCTGGAGATTATGAAGGCTTACAAAGATTACCTAAAAATGCTTCACCAGTTCGTTTACACAACCGTTGTAAATTAACAGGTAGACCAAGAGGTTATATTCGTCAATTTGGTATTTCACGTGTAACTTTCCGTGAGATGGCAAATAATGGATTAATCCCTGGAGTAAAAAAGGCTTCTTGGTAA
- the rplE gene encoding 50S ribosomal protein L5 produces the protein MAYTPRLKEEYKSRVISALKEEFGYTNVMQVPKLEKIVLSRGVGAAVSDKKLIDYAVDELTKITGQKAVSTISKKDVASFKLRKGMPIGAKVTLRGERMYEFLDRLITSALPRVRDFSGIKATGFDGRGNYNLGVLEQIIFPEIDIDKVNKISGMDITFVTTAKTDKEAKSLLAELGLPFKKN, from the coding sequence ATGGCATATACACCTAGACTAAAAGAAGAATATAAGAGTAGAGTAATCTCTGCTCTTAAAGAAGAATTCGGATATACAAACGTAATGCAAGTTCCTAAACTTGAAAAAATCGTTTTGAGCCGTGGAGTTGGTGCAGCTGTATCTGATAAAAAACTTATTGACTATGCAGTTGATGAGTTAACAAAGATCACTGGACAAAAAGCAGTATCTACAATTTCAAAGAAAGACGTTGCGTCATTCAAATTGAGAAAAGGGATGCCTATTGGAGCAAAAGTTACTTTACGTGGAGAGAGAATGTATGAGTTTTTAGATAGACTTATTACTTCTGCTTTGCCACGCGTTAGAGATTTTAGTGGTATCAAAGCTACTGGTTTCGACGGAAGAGGTAATTACAACCTTGGAGTTTTAGAGCAAATCATTTTCCCGGAAATTGATATTGACAAAGTAAACAAAATTTCAGGAATGGATATTACTTTTGTTACTACTGCAAAAACTGACAAAGAAGCAAAGTCGTTATTGGCTGAATTAGGTTTACCTTTTAAAAAGAATTAA
- the rplX gene encoding 50S ribosomal protein L24, which produces MIKLKIKSGDIVRVIAGDHKGAEGKVLRVYREKNKAIVEGVNMVSKHTKPSAKNPQGGIVKKEASIQISNISLIDPKTKETTRVGIRVEGDKKVRFSKKSNQVL; this is translated from the coding sequence ATGATAAAGCTAAAAATAAAATCAGGAGATATCGTAAGAGTTATTGCCGGAGACCATAAAGGTGCTGAAGGTAAAGTATTACGTGTTTACCGTGAGAAAAATAAAGCGATAGTTGAAGGTGTAAACATGGTTTCAAAACATACAAAACCAAGTGCTAAAAACCCTCAAGGTGGTATCGTTAAGAAAGAAGCTTCTATACAAATATCTAACATTTCACTAATTGATCCTAAAACTAAGGAAACAACTAGAGTTGGTATTAGAGTAGAAGGAGATAAGAAAGTAAGATTTTCAAAAAAATCTAATCAAGTACTATAG
- the rplN gene encoding 50S ribosomal protein L14 encodes MVQQESRLKVADNTGAKEVLTIRVLGGTKRRYASVGDKIVVSIKDATPNGNVKKGAVSTAVVVRTKKEVRRADGSYIRFDDNACVLLNAAGEMRGTRVFGPVARELREKQFMKIVSLAPEVL; translated from the coding sequence ATGGTACAACAGGAATCAAGACTAAAAGTAGCAGATAACACGGGAGCAAAAGAAGTTTTAACTATCCGTGTTTTAGGAGGTACCAAAAGAAGGTATGCCTCTGTTGGTGACAAGATTGTAGTATCTATTAAAGATGCAACTCCAAACGGAAACGTGAAAAAAGGAGCTGTTTCAACTGCAGTTGTTGTACGTACCAAAAAAGAAGTGAGAAGAGCTGATGGTTCTTATATCCGTTTCGATGATAATGCATGTGTTCTTTTGAACGCTGCAGGGGAAATGAGAGGAACACGTGTTTTTGGTCCGGTAGCAAGAGAACTTCGTGAAAAACAATTCATGAAAATTGTATCATTAGCACCAGAAGTGCTTTAA
- the rpsQ gene encoding 30S ribosomal protein S17, translated as MEEKRNLRKERIGVVTSNKMDKSIVIAEVRKVKHPLYGKFVLKTKKYVAHDETNDCNIGDTVRISETRPLSKTKCWRLVEILERAK; from the coding sequence ATGGAAGAAAAAAGAAATTTAAGAAAAGAAAGAATAGGTGTTGTTACTTCAAATAAAATGGATAAGTCTATTGTTATTGCTGAAGTAAGAAAAGTAAAACACCCATTATACGGTAAGTTCGTGTTGAAAACTAAGAAATATGTTGCACACGACGAAACAAACGACTGTAACATTGGAGATACTGTAAGAATTAGCGAAACGCGTCCTTTAAGTAAAACAAAATGTTGGAGATTAGTTGAAATCTTAGAAAGAGCTAAATAA
- the rpmC gene encoding 50S ribosomal protein L29, with amino-acid sequence MKQSEIKDLSAAELQEKLSQTKKIYADLKMAHAISPIENPLQIRSVRRTVARLATELTKRELQ; translated from the coding sequence ATGAAACAATCAGAAATAAAAGATCTTTCTGCAGCGGAGTTGCAAGAAAAACTTAGTCAAACTAAGAAAATATATGCTGACCTAAAAATGGCTCACGCTATTTCTCCAATTGAGAACCCACTTCAAATTAGAAGTGTAAGAAGAACAGTTGCAAGATTGGCTACAGAGTTAACTAAAAGAGAGTTACAATAA
- the rplP gene encoding 50S ribosomal protein L16: MLQPKRTKYRKVQKGKMKGNSQRGHELSNGMFGIKSVHEDGMFLTSRQIEAARIAATRYMKREGQLWIKIFPDKPITKKPLEVRMGKGKGAVEYWAAVVKPGRIMFEVGGVPLSVAKEALRLAAQKLPVKTKFVVARDFEA, translated from the coding sequence ATGTTACAGCCTAAAAGAACAAAATACCGTAAGGTACAAAAAGGTAAGATGAAAGGTAACTCTCAAAGAGGGCATGAACTTTCTAATGGAATGTTTGGAATTAAATCTGTACATGAAGATGGAATGTTCTTGACTTCTCGTCAAATCGAAGCTGCACGTATCGCTGCAACTCGTTACATGAAGAGAGAAGGACAGTTATGGATTAAAATATTTCCAGATAAGCCTATTACTAAGAAACCTCTTGAAGTACGTATGGGTAAAGGTAAAGGAGCAGTTGAGTATTGGGCTGCTGTTGTTAAACCAGGAAGAATTATGTTTGAAGTTGGAGGAGTTCCATTGTCAGTTGCAAAAGAGGCTTTACGTCTTGCAGCTCAAAAACTTCCAGTAAAAACTAAATTCGTCGTTGCTAGAGATTTCGAAGCATAA
- the rpsC gene encoding 30S ribosomal protein S3, producing MGQKTNPIGNRLGIIRGWDSNWYGGNDYGDKLAEDHKIRKYIHARLSKASVSKVIIERTLKLVTVTITTARPGIIIGKGGQEVDKLKEELKKVTDKEVQINIFEIKRPELDAYLVATSIARQIESRISYRRAIKMAIAASMRMNAEGIKVLISGRLNGAEMARSEGFKEGRIPLSTFRADIDYALAEAHTTYGRMGIKVWIMKGEVYGKRDLSPLAGMDKKQSGTGGGKGGDSPRGDRKPFNKGGKPDARKRK from the coding sequence ATGGGACAAAAGACAAATCCAATTGGAAATAGACTTGGTATCATCAGAGGGTGGGACTCAAACTGGTATGGTGGAAATGACTACGGTGATAAACTTGCCGAAGATCACAAAATCAGAAAGTATATCCACGCTCGTTTATCAAAAGCTAGTGTATCTAAAGTAATCATCGAGAGAACTTTGAAACTTGTAACCGTTACTATCACTACTGCCAGACCTGGTATCATTATCGGAAAAGGTGGGCAAGAGGTAGACAAGTTGAAAGAAGAACTTAAGAAAGTTACTGACAAAGAGGTTCAAATCAACATTTTTGAAATTAAAAGACCTGAGTTAGATGCTTATCTTGTGGCGACAAGCATCGCTCGTCAAATCGAAAGCCGTATTTCTTACAGACGTGCAATCAAAATGGCTATTGCTGCTTCTATGCGTATGAACGCTGAGGGTATCAAAGTTTTGATTTCTGGTCGTTTGAATGGTGCTGAGATGGCGCGTTCAGAAGGTTTCAAAGAAGGTAGAATTCCTCTATCAACTTTCAGAGCTGATATTGACTATGCTTTGGCTGAAGCTCACACTACTTACGGTAGAATGGGTATCAAAGTATGGATCATGAAAGGTGAAGTTTATGGAAAGAGAGATCTTTCTCCACTTGCAGGAATGGATAAAAAACAATCTGGAACTGGTGGTGGTAAAGGTGGCGATTCTCCAAGAGGAGACAGAAAGCCTTTTAATAAAGGTGGAAAACCAGACGCTCGTAAAAGAAAGTAA
- the rplV gene encoding 50S ribosomal protein L22, which translates to MGVRKRETADARKEANKSIAFAKLNNCPTSPRKMRLVADLVRGQKVERALNILRFSSKEASRKLEKLLLSAINNWEQKNSEGNLEEAGLFVKEIRVDGGMMLKRLRPAPQGRAHRIRKRSNHVTIVLGAINNTQSNS; encoded by the coding sequence ATGGGAGTTCGTAAAAGAGAAACAGCAGATGCGAGAAAAGAGGCTAATAAGTCTATTGCTTTCGCAAAATTGAATAACTGCCCTACTTCACCTAGAAAAATGCGCTTAGTAGCGGACTTGGTAAGAGGTCAGAAGGTAGAAAGAGCACTTAACATCTTGAGATTCAGTTCTAAAGAAGCTTCAAGAAAATTAGAAAAACTATTATTATCTGCAATCAACAACTGGGAGCAAAAAAATAGTGAAGGTAATTTAGAAGAAGCTGGATTATTTGTTAAAGAGATCAGAGTAGATGGTGGAATGATGTTGAAAAGACTTCGTCCAGCTCCTCAAGGTCGTGCACACAGAATAAGAAAACGTTCTAACCACGTAACAATCGTGCTTGGAGCTATCAATAACACACAAAGCAATTCTTAA
- the rpsS gene encoding 30S ribosomal protein S19 has product MARSLKKGPFVHYKLDKKVQENIESGKNGVVKTWSRASMITPDFVGQTIAVHNGRQFVPVYVTENMVGHKLGEFSPTRSFRGHAGAKNKGKK; this is encoded by the coding sequence ATGGCACGTTCATTAAAAAAAGGACCTTTCGTTCATTATAAGTTAGACAAGAAAGTTCAGGAAAACATTGAAAGCGGAAAAAATGGAGTAGTAAAGACTTGGTCTAGAGCTTCCATGATTACTCCAGACTTTGTTGGACAAACTATCGCAGTTCATAACGGTCGTCAATTTGTACCGGTTTACGTAACAGAAAACATGGTAGGTCACAAATTAGGAGAGTTTTCACCAACTAGATCTTTTAGAGGTCATGCTGGAGCAAAAAATAAAGGTAAAAAATAA